In one window of Polaromonas naphthalenivorans CJ2 DNA:
- a CDS encoding fumarylacetoacetate hydrolase family protein — translation MTQAAYLWTPPAIQSLPVRGKAERLPVNRIFFVGRNYHAHAVEMGKPVDKSVERPFYFTKAPQTLVESGATVAYPPETANYHFEMELVVAIGKPAFRVSQEDAHQVIYGYAAGLDMTRRDLQLVARDKGRPWDLGKDVEQSSVCSEIVPMPGVIIDQGEIALAVNGQTKQQSDVNKLIWNVREIIADLSLFYHLQPGDLIYTGTPEGVGAVVAGDRIEGHVAGVAGIALNVGPAE, via the coding sequence ATGACCCAAGCCGCCTACCTCTGGACCCCGCCCGCCATTCAATCGCTGCCCGTGCGCGGCAAGGCCGAGCGCCTGCCCGTCAACCGCATCTTCTTTGTCGGCCGCAACTACCATGCGCATGCCGTCGAGATGGGCAAGCCGGTGGACAAGTCCGTCGAGCGTCCATTCTACTTCACCAAGGCGCCGCAAACCCTGGTGGAAAGCGGCGCCACCGTGGCCTATCCGCCCGAAACCGCCAACTACCATTTTGAAATGGAGCTGGTGGTTGCCATCGGCAAACCGGCGTTTCGCGTGTCGCAGGAAGACGCCCACCAGGTGATTTACGGCTACGCCGCCGGCCTGGACATGACCCGCCGCGACCTGCAACTCGTCGCCCGCGACAAGGGCCGCCCCTGGGACTTGGGCAAGGACGTGGAGCAGTCCTCGGTCTGCAGCGAGATCGTTCCCATGCCCGGCGTGATCATCGACCAGGGCGAAATCGCCTTGGCGGTGAATGGCCAGACCAAGCAGCAATCCGACGTCAACAAGCTGATCTGGAATGTGCGCGAGATCATTGCCGACCTGTCGCTGTTCTACCACCTGCAGCCCGGCGACCTGATCTACACCGGCACGCCCGAAGGCGTGGGCGCGGTGGTGGCGGGTGACCGCATCGAAGGCCACGTCGCAGGCGTTGCCGGGATCGCCCTGAACGTCGGCCCGGCCGAATAA
- a CDS encoding AAA family ATPase: MTFRRTALAQEMARQLLRPTFLDTSLRSGLFLSGQRRVGKTTFLATDLIPALQDLGAIVIYVDLWSQPQANPANLVHNAIRKSLHDLQTPGSAMLQKLKQLSSVEAGAAGFKFGFKLADVGKEGGVSLAQAFTELVEQSKTDVVLIIDEVQHALGSADGDSLLHALKAARDAINTRPATPGHFLFLGTGSHRARVQELSLKGNQAFNGAVTHEFPVLGLDFIEYVLQQVGPQLGVMAPSAGVTEEAFRRMGSRPEELMKALSVLRALPPGANPDEHLPTIAQAFGAAAADIELQKIEAFGPLAQAVFSHICGIGGNVKGVFTGDALKEYSIQIGREVSAQEVQGVLGMMTSANLLMRVKHGHYGVTDSFVEKAWGTRLQADKLLRPDGLPGQDGSA, encoded by the coding sequence ATGACCTTCCGCCGTACCGCCCTCGCACAAGAAATGGCCAGGCAACTGCTGCGGCCCACATTTCTCGACACCTCATTGCGCTCCGGGCTCTTTCTTTCAGGGCAACGGCGGGTGGGCAAGACCACGTTTCTGGCCACTGACCTGATTCCGGCGCTGCAGGATTTGGGCGCCATCGTCATTTACGTTGACCTGTGGAGCCAGCCGCAAGCCAATCCGGCGAACCTGGTCCACAACGCCATCCGCAAGTCCTTGCATGATCTGCAAACCCCGGGTTCGGCGATGCTCCAGAAACTGAAACAGCTGTCCAGCGTCGAGGCCGGCGCTGCCGGCTTCAAATTTGGCTTCAAGCTCGCCGATGTCGGCAAGGAGGGCGGCGTCAGCCTGGCGCAGGCGTTCACCGAGCTTGTCGAGCAGTCGAAAACAGACGTGGTGCTGATCATTGACGAAGTGCAGCATGCGCTGGGAAGTGCGGATGGCGACAGCCTGCTGCACGCGCTCAAAGCCGCGCGTGACGCCATCAACACCCGGCCCGCAACGCCGGGCCACTTTCTGTTCCTCGGCACCGGCTCGCATCGCGCGCGCGTCCAGGAGCTTTCCCTCAAGGGCAACCAGGCGTTCAACGGCGCGGTAACGCATGAGTTTCCGGTACTCGGGCTGGACTTTATTGAATATGTCCTGCAACAGGTCGGGCCGCAATTGGGCGTCATGGCGCCTTCGGCAGGCGTCACCGAAGAGGCGTTCAGGAGAATGGGCAGCCGGCCCGAAGAACTGATGAAGGCACTCAGTGTCTTGCGTGCCTTGCCCCCGGGCGCGAACCCTGATGAGCATTTGCCCACCATTGCCCAGGCGTTTGGCGCTGCGGCGGCGGATATCGAGCTGCAAAAGATAGAAGCCTTTGGCCCGCTGGCGCAAGCCGTGTTTTCACATATCTGCGGGATTGGGGGCAACGTCAAGGGCGTGTTCACCGGGGATGCGCTGAAGGAATACTCCATCCAGATCGGCCGGGAAGTGAGCGCCCAGGAAGTGCAGGGCGTTCTTGGCATGATGACTTCCGCCAACCTGCTGATGCGCGTCAAGCATGGGCACTATGGCGTGACGGACAGCTTTGTCGAAAAAGCCTGGGGGACACGGTTGCAGGCCGACAAGCTCTTGCGGCCTGATGGCCTGCCCGGCCAGGATGGCTCGGCTTGA
- the maiA gene encoding maleylacetoacetate isomerase: protein MKLYNFFRSGTSHRLRIALNLKGLQTQYVAVDLRTEQHLKDEFKAVNPQMLVPALEVHGKVLIQSPAIIEWLEETHPTPALLPGNADDRAHVRALAAIVGCDIHPINNRRILEYLRKQLGASEDAVNAWCATWISDGFDAFEALLAADSQRGDFCFGNAPTLADVYLVPQVESARRFKVDMQRWPRMAAVDAACARLDAFRLAAPALQPDAA, encoded by the coding sequence ATGAAGCTCTACAACTTTTTCCGCAGCGGCACCTCGCACCGGCTGCGCATTGCGCTCAACCTCAAAGGGCTGCAGACGCAGTACGTGGCGGTTGACCTGCGCACCGAGCAGCACCTGAAGGACGAGTTCAAAGCCGTCAACCCGCAGATGCTGGTGCCGGCGCTGGAGGTGCACGGCAAGGTGCTGATCCAGTCGCCCGCCATCATCGAATGGCTGGAAGAGACGCACCCCACACCAGCGCTGTTGCCAGGCAACGCCGACGACCGTGCCCATGTGCGTGCGCTGGCGGCCATCGTCGGCTGCGACATCCACCCGATCAACAATCGCCGCATTCTGGAGTACCTGCGCAAGCAACTCGGTGCCAGCGAAGATGCGGTGAACGCCTGGTGCGCCACCTGGATCAGCGACGGGTTTGATGCCTTCGAGGCTTTGCTGGCCGCTGACAGCCAGCGGGGCGACTTCTGCTTTGGCAACGCCCCCACGCTGGCCGATGTGTATTTGGTGCCGCAGGTCGAGAGTGCGCGGCGCTTCAAGGTTGACATGCAGCGCTGGCCCCGGATGGCTGCGGTCGATGCCGCCTGCGCCAGGCTGGACGCCTTTCGCCTGGCAGCGCCGGCGCTGCAGCCCGACGCGGCTTGA
- a CDS encoding Bug family tripartite tricarboxylate transporter substrate binding protein, translating into MNLPSLPRRAGLRSLARWSALCLGLLGTSFSAQADAPFPNKPVNLVTAFAAGSGPDAVLRQVADKLSKLWNQPVLITNRPGGGGFIAIESTRRAAPDGYTLLQLDSEHLAALPLLYKSRKFVTLDNFDPVAPLFRTPFLVAVATDSKWQSMKDLVAAAKAAPGKVSYGSWGVGSPGHLGGEQLELLEQLEMTHVAYREVSQLFTSVGAGDIQWSMASIPSSQGMFKAGKIRYLAVAAPKRIPQMPEVPTVAEAGGPAGFEVNSFVSLVAPKGIAADVANKINADVLKVLADPEVKARFNTFAFETITWSPAEIRRNADAKAKVYEQLIKRKNISLD; encoded by the coding sequence ATGAATCTTCCATCACTTCCCCGCCGCGCGGGCTTGCGCTCCCTGGCGCGCTGGTCCGCCCTTTGCCTGGGTCTTCTGGGCACCAGCTTTTCGGCGCAGGCTGACGCCCCTTTCCCGAACAAGCCCGTCAACCTCGTCACCGCCTTTGCCGCGGGCAGCGGCCCCGATGCCGTGCTGCGCCAGGTGGCGGACAAGCTGTCGAAACTATGGAATCAGCCTGTCCTCATCACCAACCGGCCCGGCGGCGGCGGTTTCATCGCCATCGAATCGACGCGCCGCGCCGCGCCAGACGGCTACACCCTGCTGCAACTCGACAGTGAACACCTGGCCGCCCTGCCGCTGCTGTACAAGTCCAGGAAGTTTGTCACGCTGGACAACTTCGACCCCGTTGCGCCGCTCTTTCGCACGCCGTTCCTGGTGGCGGTGGCAACCGACTCCAAATGGCAGAGCATGAAAGACCTGGTGGCTGCCGCCAAGGCCGCACCGGGCAAGGTGAGCTACGGGTCCTGGGGCGTTGGCAGTCCCGGGCATCTGGGCGGCGAGCAACTCGAACTGCTTGAGCAGCTTGAAATGACCCATGTGGCTTACCGGGAAGTGTCCCAGCTCTTCACCTCGGTCGGCGCCGGCGACATTCAGTGGAGCATGGCCAGCATTCCATCGAGCCAGGGCATGTTCAAGGCCGGCAAGATCCGCTACCTGGCCGTCGCCGCGCCCAAACGCATTCCCCAGATGCCGGAGGTTCCGACGGTGGCCGAGGCAGGCGGCCCAGCCGGCTTCGAGGTGAACTCTTTTGTCTCGCTGGTGGCCCCGAAAGGCATTGCGGCCGATGTGGCCAACAAGATCAACGCCGACGTTCTCAAGGTACTGGCAGACCCCGAAGTCAAGGCGCGCTTCAATACCTTCGCTTTCGAGACCATCACCTGGTCACCCGCCGAGATCCGCCGCAACGCCGATGCCAAGGCCAAGGTGTACGAACAACTGATCAAGCGCAAGAATATCAGCCTGGATTAA
- a CDS encoding ribbon-helix-helix protein, CopG family: protein MYDVGMKRTNIYLAEPSVERLQALSAQTGLSVAELIRRAIDDFLKKQK from the coding sequence ATGTACGATGTGGGCATGAAAAGAACCAATATCTACCTTGCCGAGCCTTCAGTGGAAAGACTCCAGGCTTTGTCTGCGCAAACGGGGCTTTCGGTCGCAGAGTTGATTCGCCGCGCCATTGACGACTTCCTGAAAAAGCAAAAATGA